In a single window of the Pseudomonas entomophila genome:
- a CDS encoding response regulator, which produces MRVLLVEDHLQLAESVAQALKSQGLTVDVLHDGVAADLALASEDYAVAVLDVGLPRLDGFEVLARLRGRGKTLPVLMLTARSDVKDRVHGLNLGADDYLAKPFELTELEARVKALLRRSVLGGERQQRCGPLVYDLDTRRFTLVDEPLTLTQREQSVLEALIARPGRVMSKEQLAAQVFGLDEEASPDAIEIYIHRLRKKLDGHPVAIVTFRGLGYLLEHRDA; this is translated from the coding sequence ATGCGTGTGCTGCTGGTCGAAGACCACCTGCAACTGGCTGAAAGCGTGGCCCAGGCTCTGAAGAGCCAAGGCCTGACCGTGGATGTGCTGCATGACGGCGTGGCCGCCGACCTGGCCTTGGCCAGCGAGGACTACGCCGTGGCTGTGCTCGATGTCGGCCTGCCGCGCCTGGATGGCTTCGAGGTGCTGGCGCGCCTGCGCGGGCGTGGCAAGACCCTGCCGGTGCTGATGCTCACCGCGCGCAGCGATGTGAAGGATCGGGTTCACGGCCTGAACCTGGGCGCCGACGACTACTTGGCCAAGCCCTTCGAACTGACCGAACTGGAAGCGCGGGTCAAGGCACTGCTGCGCCGCAGCGTGCTCGGCGGCGAGCGCCAGCAGCGCTGCGGGCCGTTGGTCTACGACCTCGACACCCGCCGCTTCACCCTGGTCGATGAGCCGCTGACCTTGACTCAACGCGAACAGAGCGTGCTTGAGGCGTTGATCGCCCGGCCCGGGCGGGTGATGAGCAAGGAGCAGCTGGCCGCCCAGGTGTTCGGCCTGGACGAGGAGGCCAGCCCCGACGCCATCGAGATCTACATCCACCGCCTGCGCAAGAAGCTCGACGGCCACCCGGTGGCTATCGTCACCTTCCGCGGCCTGGGCTACCTGCTCGAGCATCGCGATGCGTGA
- a CDS encoding OprD family porin produces MLSMQPQAFAPTRSFAARPSALASAFALAGVAPLSQAAFFEDSTATFETRNMYFNRDFRDGTSAQQSKRDEWAQGFMLNFESGYTEGTVGFGLDALGMVGVKLDSSKDRTGTGLLPTHDDGKAADEYSKLGLTGKVKVSKTELKIGTLIPELPTLQPNDGRILPQTFEGGLLTSNEIKGLTFTGGRVDKAKDRDDTNWEDLALNNKNGRFGGSFSADNLDLGGVDYKFTDRITGSYHFAQLEDIYRQHFIGMVATQPWGPGTFGADLRLAVSDDAGSKKAGRIDNTTFNGMLSYGLGGHKVSAAWQQLSGDSAFPYVDGADPYLVNFVQINDFAGADERSWQVRYDYNFAALGIPGLTFMTRYINGDNVSRADGSEGKEWERNTEFKYVVQSGPLKNVAVRLRNATFRSNFTRDADEVRLLVSYSVALW; encoded by the coding sequence ATGCTGTCCATGCAGCCGCAGGCGTTCGCGCCTACCCGTTCGTTCGCCGCCCGCCCGTCCGCCCTCGCCAGCGCCTTCGCCCTGGCCGGTGTCGCGCCCCTGAGCCAGGCCGCCTTCTTCGAAGACAGCACGGCCACCTTCGAAACCCGCAACATGTACTTCAACCGCGACTTCCGCGACGGCACCAGCGCGCAGCAATCCAAGCGCGACGAATGGGCCCAGGGTTTCATGCTCAACTTCGAGTCCGGCTACACCGAAGGCACGGTGGGCTTCGGCCTGGACGCGCTGGGCATGGTCGGGGTCAAGCTCGACTCCAGCAAGGACCGCACGGGCACCGGCCTGCTGCCCACCCACGACGACGGCAAAGCGGCCGACGAGTACTCCAAGCTGGGGCTCACCGGCAAGGTGAAGGTGTCGAAGACCGAACTGAAGATCGGCACCCTGATCCCCGAACTGCCCACGCTGCAGCCCAACGACGGGCGCATCCTGCCGCAGACTTTCGAAGGCGGCCTGCTCACCTCGAACGAGATCAAGGGCCTGACTTTCACCGGCGGGCGCGTGGACAAGGCCAAGGACCGCGACGACACCAACTGGGAAGACCTGGCGCTCAACAACAAGAACGGCCGCTTCGGTGGCAGCTTCAGCGCCGACAACCTCGACCTGGGCGGCGTCGACTACAAATTCACCGACCGCATCACCGGCAGCTACCACTTCGCCCAGCTCGAAGACATCTACCGCCAGCACTTCATCGGTATGGTCGCCACCCAGCCCTGGGGCCCGGGCACCTTCGGCGCCGACCTGCGCCTGGCCGTCAGCGACGACGCAGGCTCGAAAAAGGCCGGGCGCATCGACAACACCACTTTCAACGGCATGCTCAGCTATGGCCTGGGCGGCCACAAGGTCAGCGCCGCCTGGCAGCAACTGTCCGGCGACAGCGCCTTCCCCTACGTCGATGGCGCCGACCCGTACCTGGTCAACTTCGTCCAGATCAACGACTTCGCCGGCGCCGACGAACGCTCCTGGCAGGTGCGCTACGACTACAACTTCGCCGCCTTGGGTATCCCCGGGCTGACCTTCATGACCCGCTACATCAACGGCGACAACGTCAGCCGCGCCGATGGCAGCGAGGGCAAGGAATGGGAGCGCAACACCGAGTTCAAGTACGTGGTACAAAGCGGCCCGTTGAAAAACGTCGCCGTGCGCCTGCGCAACGCCACCTTCCGCTCCAACTTCACCCGCGACGCGGACGAAGTGCGGCTGCTGGTGAGCTACAGCGTGGCGCTGTGGTAA
- a CDS encoding Bug family tripartite tricarboxylate transporter substrate binding protein yields the protein MTFSLRRLALATGCLLLAGNALAAEPKRPECIAPASPGGGFDLTCKLVQSALVNEKILSKPMRVTYMPGGVGAVAYNAVVAQRPADAGTLVAWSSGSLLNLAQGKFGRFDENAVKWLAAVGTSYGAIAVKSDSPYKTLDDLVAALKKDPSKVVIGSGGTVGSQDWMQTALIAKAAGINPRDLRYVALEGGGEIATALLGGHIQVGSTDISDSMPHIQSGNMRILAVFSENRLDEPEMKDIPTAKEQGYDIVWPVVRGFYLGPKVSDEDYAWWKASFDKLLASEDFAKLRDQRELFPFAMTGEELDGYVKKQVADYKALAREFGLIQ from the coding sequence ATGACTTTTTCACTGCGCCGCCTCGCCCTCGCCACCGGTTGCCTGCTGCTCGCCGGCAACGCCCTGGCCGCTGAACCGAAACGCCCCGAATGCATCGCCCCGGCCTCGCCCGGTGGCGGTTTCGACCTGACCTGCAAGCTGGTGCAAAGCGCCTTGGTCAACGAGAAAATCCTCAGCAAACCCATGCGCGTGACCTACATGCCCGGCGGTGTCGGCGCGGTGGCCTACAACGCCGTGGTCGCCCAGCGCCCAGCCGACGCCGGCACGCTGGTGGCCTGGTCCAGCGGCTCGCTGCTGAACCTGGCCCAGGGCAAGTTCGGCCGCTTCGACGAGAACGCCGTGAAATGGCTGGCGGCGGTGGGTACCAGCTACGGTGCCATCGCGGTGAAAAGCGACTCGCCCTACAAGACCCTCGATGACTTGGTCGCGGCCCTGAAAAAAGACCCGAGCAAGGTGGTGATCGGCTCAGGTGGCACCGTGGGCAGCCAGGACTGGATGCAGACCGCGCTGATCGCCAAAGCCGCCGGTATCAACCCGCGCGACCTGCGCTACGTGGCCCTGGAGGGCGGCGGCGAAATCGCAACGGCGCTGCTGGGTGGCCATATCCAGGTGGGCTCCACCGACATCTCCGACTCCATGCCGCATATCCAGAGCGGCAACATGCGCATCCTCGCGGTGTTCTCCGAAAACCGCCTGGACGAACCGGAGATGAAAGACATCCCCACCGCCAAGGAGCAAGGCTACGACATCGTCTGGCCGGTGGTGCGCGGTTTCTACCTCGGGCCGAAGGTCAGCGACGAGGACTACGCCTGGTGGAAGGCCTCGTTCGACAAGCTGCTGGCCTCGGAGGACTTCGCCAAGCTGCGTGACCAGCGCGAGCTGTTCCCGTTCGCCATGACCGGCGAGGAGCTGGACGGCTATGTGAAGAAGCAGGTGGCGGACTACAAGGCACTGGCCCGTGAGTTCGGGCTGATCCAGTAA
- a CDS encoding tripartite tricarboxylate transporter TctB family protein yields the protein MILQRIFALALLALCAVLAVMAWPYQAAFSYEPVGPRAYPLLMLGLMSLGLLYLAIRPTPIVRKDDEPELDRETLIKISACVGLLIVFASTFETLGFILSATLVGVPMARLYGGRWRHSALVVVGMSLFLYWLFDRVMDVPLPLGLLDVLEN from the coding sequence ATGATCCTGCAACGCATTTTCGCCCTGGCCCTGCTGGCGCTGTGCGCCGTGCTGGCCGTGATGGCCTGGCCCTACCAGGCCGCCTTCTCCTACGAACCGGTGGGCCCGCGCGCTTACCCACTGCTGATGCTCGGCCTGATGAGCCTGGGCCTGTTGTACCTGGCCATCCGCCCCACGCCCATCGTGCGCAAGGACGACGAACCCGAGCTGGACCGCGAGACGCTGATCAAGATCAGCGCCTGCGTCGGCTTGCTGATCGTCTTCGCCAGCACCTTCGAAACCCTGGGCTTCATCCTCAGCGCCACGCTGGTCGGGGTGCCCATGGCCCGCCTGTACGGCGGCCGCTGGCGGCACAGCGCCCTGGTGGTGGTCGGCATGAGCCTGTTCCTCTACTGGCTGTTCGACCGCGTGATGGACGTGCCCCTGCCCCTCGGCCTGCTCGACGTACTGGAGAACTGA
- a CDS encoding tripartite tricarboxylate transporter permease, with the protein MDTLSYLGQGFGVALSPYNLVTALTGTLIGTVVGLLPGLGPINGVALLIPIAFALGLPPESALILLAAVYLGCEYGGRISSILLNIPGEASTVMTTLDGYPMARQGLAGVALSLSAWSSFIGALIATCGMVLFAPLLAKWAIAFGPAEYFVLMVFAIVALGGMAGDKPLKTFIAALIGLFLSAVGIDANSGVYRFTGDSVHLADGIQFVVLVLGLFSISEILLLLEKTHHGHIAVKATGRMLFNFKEAAAVFFVNIRCGLLGFFMGVLPGAGATLASAVAYMTEKRLAGDKGTFGKGDARGLAAPETAIGASCCGALVPMLTLGVPGSGTTAVMIGALTLYNITPGPLLFEQQPDIVWGLIASLFIANIMLVILNIPMIRIFTRILAVPNWALVPVIAIITAIGVYAVHATTFDLFLMVGIGIMGYILRKLDFPLSPILLGFILGGLMEQNLRRALSISNGELGILWSSPISMGVWVLVVCMLSLPLLRSWRKRVQQRRAMADA; encoded by the coding sequence ATGGATACCTTGAGCTACCTCGGCCAGGGCTTCGGCGTCGCCCTGAGCCCCTACAACCTGGTCACCGCCCTGACCGGCACCCTGATCGGCACCGTGGTCGGCCTGCTGCCGGGCCTTGGCCCGATCAACGGCGTGGCGCTGCTGATCCCCATCGCCTTCGCCCTCGGTTTGCCGCCGGAGTCGGCGCTGATCCTGCTGGCCGCCGTGTACCTGGGCTGCGAATACGGCGGGCGCATCAGCTCGATCCTGCTGAACATTCCCGGCGAAGCCTCCACCGTGATGACCACCCTCGACGGCTACCCCATGGCCCGCCAAGGCCTGGCCGGCGTGGCCCTGTCGCTGTCGGCCTGGAGTTCGTTCATCGGCGCCCTGATCGCCACCTGCGGCATGGTGTTGTTCGCCCCGCTGCTGGCCAAATGGGCGATCGCCTTCGGCCCGGCGGAGTACTTCGTGCTGATGGTGTTCGCCATCGTCGCCCTGGGCGGCATGGCCGGCGACAAGCCGTTGAAGACCTTCATCGCCGCGCTGATCGGCCTGTTCCTGTCGGCGGTGGGCATCGACGCCAACAGCGGCGTGTACCGCTTTACCGGCGACAGCGTGCACCTGGCCGACGGTATCCAGTTCGTCGTGCTGGTGCTGGGGCTGTTCTCCATCAGCGAGATCCTGCTGCTGCTGGAAAAGACCCACCACGGCCATATCGCGGTCAAGGCCACCGGGCGCATGCTGTTCAACTTCAAGGAAGCGGCGGCGGTGTTCTTCGTCAACATCCGCTGCGGCCTGCTCGGCTTCTTCATGGGCGTGCTGCCCGGGGCCGGCGCGACCTTGGCCAGCGCCGTGGCCTACATGACCGAAAAGCGCCTGGCCGGCGACAAGGGCACGTTCGGCAAGGGCGATGCCCGTGGCCTGGCCGCCCCGGAAACCGCCATCGGCGCCTCCTGCTGCGGCGCCCTGGTGCCGATGCTGACCTTGGGCGTGCCAGGCTCGGGCACCACCGCGGTGATGATCGGCGCGCTGACCCTGTACAACATCACGCCCGGCCCGCTGCTGTTCGAACAGCAACCGGACATCGTCTGGGGCCTGATCGCCTCGTTGTTCATCGCCAACATCATGCTGGTGATCCTGAACATCCCGATGATCCGCATCTTCACCCGCATCCTCGCCGTGCCGAACTGGGCGCTGGTGCCGGTGATCGCGATCATTACCGCGATTGGCGTGTATGCCGTGCATGCCACCACCTTCGACCTGTTCCTGATGGTGGGTATCGGCATCATGGGCTACATCCTGCGCAAGCTGGACTTCCCGCTGTCGCCGATCCTGCTCGGGTTCATCCTCGGTGGGCTGATGGAGCAGAACCTGCGCCGCGCGCTGTCGATCTCCAACGGCGAGCTGGGCATCCTCTGGTCGAGCCCGATCAGCATGGGTGTGTGGGTGCTGGTGGTCTGCATGCTGAGCCTGCCGCTGCTGCGCAGCTGGCGCAAACGCGTTCAGCAGCGCCGGGCCATGGCCGATGCCTGA
- a CDS encoding AbrB family transcriptional regulator: MPDRSLPLFWATGLVGLAGGYAASKVGWPLPWMVGSLLAIILVRCLTPWQLSEIPNGRKCGQWIIGIGIGLHFTPAVIEQVAEHFVLIFFGALFTTLSSVISVWLLRRTGEDRATAFFASMPGGSGEMVNLGARNGAVLSQVAAAQSLRVLAVVLCVPALFKLLLGDGVPLNHAGSVSWGWLALIAPLGVGVALIWQRLRQPNPWLFGPLLVAATVSLAGNLQIGLPNGASQIGQWLIGSGLACHFNRAFFRRAPSFLGRTLLATGLCMLIAAGAAWALSLLTHLDLRSLTLGMMPGGIAEMSLTAETLQLSVPLVTALQVMRLLFVLFLAEPLFRRWNAGGA; encoded by the coding sequence ATGCCTGACCGGTCGTTGCCGCTGTTCTGGGCCACGGGGCTGGTCGGCCTTGCGGGCGGTTATGCCGCCAGCAAGGTCGGCTGGCCCTTGCCGTGGATGGTCGGTTCGCTGCTGGCGATCATCCTGGTGCGCTGCCTGACCCCCTGGCAGCTTAGCGAGATCCCCAACGGCCGCAAGTGCGGCCAGTGGATCATCGGTATCGGCATCGGCCTGCACTTCACCCCGGCGGTGATCGAGCAGGTCGCCGAGCACTTCGTGCTGATCTTCTTCGGTGCACTGTTCACCACGCTGTCCAGCGTGATCAGCGTGTGGTTGCTGCGGCGCACCGGCGAGGACCGCGCCACGGCGTTCTTCGCCAGCATGCCGGGCGGTTCGGGAGAGATGGTCAACCTGGGCGCGCGCAATGGCGCGGTGCTCAGCCAGGTGGCGGCGGCGCAGAGCCTGCGGGTGTTGGCGGTGGTGCTGTGCGTGCCGGCGCTGTTCAAGCTGCTGCTGGGCGATGGCGTACCGCTGAATCATGCGGGCAGTGTCAGTTGGGGCTGGCTAGCGTTGATCGCGCCACTTGGCGTTGGCGTGGCGCTGATCTGGCAACGCCTGCGCCAACCCAACCCATGGCTGTTCGGGCCGTTGCTGGTGGCGGCCACGGTGAGCCTTGCCGGCAATCTGCAGATCGGCCTGCCCAACGGCGCAAGCCAGATCGGCCAATGGCTGATCGGCAGCGGCCTGGCCTGCCACTTCAACCGGGCGTTCTTCCGCCGCGCGCCGTCGTTTCTCGGGCGCACCCTGCTGGCCACGGGGTTGTGCATGCTGATCGCCGCAGGGGCGGCGTGGGCGTTGAGCCTGCTGACGCACCTGGACCTGCGCTCGCTGACCTTGGGGATGATGCCGGGTGGTATCGCGGAGATGAGCCTGACGGCGGAGACGCTGCAACTGTCGGTGCCGTTGGTGACGGCGTTGCAGGTGATGCGATTGTTGTTCGTGCTGTTTCTGGCGGAGCCGTTGTTTCGGCGTTGGAATGCGGGCGGAGCGTGA
- a CDS encoding thioredoxin family protein: MLIRSDSCPPCVELHPQVEALAKERSREFNFYEFNVEHCTAPELDARLTLLFQRWGVKYLPSQVFLATGQHPAIISTRRLDVIERRLHLLARPGLEPNQKS; this comes from the coding sequence TTGCTTATTCGATCCGACAGTTGTCCGCCCTGTGTCGAACTGCATCCTCAAGTCGAGGCGCTGGCCAAGGAGCGGTCAAGGGAGTTCAACTTCTACGAGTTCAATGTCGAACACTGTACGGCCCCAGAGCTGGATGCCAGGTTGACCTTGTTGTTCCAGCGCTGGGGCGTGAAATACCTGCCATCACAGGTATTCCTCGCCACCGGCCAGCATCCAGCAATCATCAGCACCCGGCGCCTGGACGTGATCGAACGCAGGTTGCACCTGCTTGCACGCCCAGGCCTCGAGCCCAATCAGAAGTCGTAA
- a CDS encoding autotransporter outer membrane beta-barrel domain-containing protein — MHKDHRVRIAFTPGFSSLRFAGLLSLGLLSQPALALVLNNQDLTITAATPLDFYTLNNQSHLTVDGAQTQNILVRQNSLLEILSGTTQANGIAIQLVDSQAQINNGSITSATTFALVLGHSGTGAGSTATVSNSTLQGGTVGVQVNADGRLQVADSRILATNATGIGMRLLSGSAEVTRTQISGQSAGVQLSTELARPFAPQLVLDGSTVTSSAGPGIDVVTRGDANIVLRNGTSITSDSGTAVRVGETANASMTAIDSSMNGDVLVVGAGAATLGLQHSALSGNVVVQDQGTVSLTMSDDSRMVGDARVSDAGAATLGLRQSSLSGNVIAQDQGTVSLTMGDDSRMVGDVGVSGAGSATLSLHQSSLSGNVVAQDQGSVSLTMTEGSRMTGDMTATPGARAQLNMESGSQLEGRLSNVAQANIASDANWTLTGNSNVGDLALNGGRVTFGNDAAFYDLTVTNLSGNGTFVMASDFATGAGDQLIVTGTSEGNHGLLVGSSGQEASVESLRLVQTADGGAQFHLLNDRERVDVGAYSYELAQDGNDWVLNRETRTVAPITMAAMALFNTPITVAYGELSSLRSRMGELRYSEGRNAGVWMRAYGNQYNVSGASLGAGYQQNQRGLSLGADMQLADSDWLLGVLAGSSRSDLNLDHGTSGTVDSYYVGGYATWLDRETGFYVDTVLKYNRYQNNAKVGLSDHTRSKGDYDTHGVSASVEAGKHIKLNDGYFIEPFVQVATAAVAGKDYTFDNGLRAEGDMAKSLLGKVGTTVGKTIPLDGGAMVQPYVKGAFAHEFAQRNQVQVNDNVFNNDLSGSRAELGAGVSLALSKQFRVHADVEYSNGKNIEQPYGVNVGVRYDF; from the coding sequence ATGCATAAGGATCATCGCGTCAGAATTGCTTTCACCCCTGGGTTTTCTTCATTGCGCTTCGCCGGCCTATTGTCGCTGGGGTTGCTGAGTCAACCTGCCCTTGCACTGGTGTTGAATAATCAGGATCTGACGATTACCGCCGCGACACCATTGGATTTTTACACCCTGAACAATCAGTCCCACCTTACCGTCGACGGGGCCCAGACCCAGAACATCCTGGTACGGCAAAACTCCCTCCTCGAGATACTTAGTGGGACCACGCAGGCCAACGGTATCGCTATTCAACTGGTAGACAGCCAGGCGCAGATAAACAATGGCAGCATTACCAGTGCCACCACATTCGCACTGGTGCTTGGCCATTCCGGAACCGGTGCGGGTTCTACCGCGACTGTCAGCAACAGTACGCTGCAGGGTGGAACGGTAGGTGTGCAGGTGAATGCGGATGGCAGGCTGCAGGTGGCTGACTCGCGGATTCTGGCGACCAACGCCACCGGCATCGGCATGCGCCTGCTCAGCGGTAGCGCAGAGGTAACCCGTACCCAAATCAGCGGGCAGAGTGCTGGTGTGCAGTTGTCCACCGAGCTGGCGCGCCCCTTCGCACCGCAACTTGTGCTGGACGGCAGTACCGTCACCAGCAGCGCAGGCCCGGGCATTGATGTCGTCACCCGTGGCGATGCCAATATCGTCTTGCGTAACGGCACCAGCATCACATCCGATAGTGGCACGGCAGTGCGCGTTGGCGAGACCGCCAATGCTTCAATGACAGCAATCGACTCTTCGATGAACGGTGATGTCCTGGTGGTGGGTGCCGGGGCTGCGACCCTGGGGCTGCAGCATTCAGCGCTTTCGGGCAACGTTGTCGTGCAGGACCAAGGCACGGTGTCACTGACCATGAGCGACGATTCGCGGATGGTCGGGGATGCACGGGTGTCGGATGCTGGGGCTGCGACCTTGGGACTGCGACAGTCCTCACTTTCGGGCAACGTCATCGCGCAGGACCAAGGCACGGTGTCACTGACCATGGGCGACGATTCGCGGATGGTCGGGGATGTAGGGGTGTCGGGTGCCGGGTCTGCGACCTTGAGCCTGCACCAGTCCTCACTTTCGGGCAACGTCGTCGCGCAGGACCAAGGTTCGGTTTCGCTGACCATGACTGAAGGTTCGCGGATGACAGGGGATATGACCGCGACACCCGGCGCGCGCGCCCAACTGAACATGGAAAGCGGATCGCAGCTTGAAGGCCGACTGAGCAATGTCGCCCAGGCGAATATCGCCAGCGATGCCAACTGGACGTTGACCGGCAATAGCAACGTGGGCGACCTGGCCCTGAATGGTGGTCGGGTTACGTTCGGCAATGACGCTGCCTTTTACGACCTGACCGTGACCAACCTCTCCGGTAATGGCACTTTCGTGATGGCCAGCGATTTCGCCACCGGGGCCGGCGACCAATTGATCGTCACCGGTACGTCCGAGGGCAATCACGGGCTGCTGGTGGGCAGCAGCGGCCAGGAGGCGAGCGTCGAGTCGCTGCGCCTGGTCCAGACCGCCGACGGTGGTGCGCAATTCCACCTGCTCAATGATCGCGAGCGAGTGGATGTGGGGGCGTACTCCTATGAGCTGGCGCAGGACGGCAACGACTGGGTGCTGAACCGCGAAACCCGCACCGTCGCACCGATCACCATGGCCGCCATGGCGCTGTTCAACACGCCGATCACCGTGGCCTACGGCGAACTCAGCTCGCTGCGCAGCCGCATGGGCGAGTTGCGCTACAGCGAAGGGCGCAACGCCGGTGTATGGATGCGTGCCTACGGCAACCAGTACAACGTCAGCGGCGCCTCCCTGGGCGCGGGTTACCAGCAGAACCAGCGCGGCCTGAGCCTGGGCGCCGACATGCAACTGGCCGACAGCGATTGGTTGCTGGGCGTGCTGGCCGGTAGCAGCCGTTCGGACCTGAACCTCGACCATGGCACCTCCGGTACCGTCGACAGCTACTACGTGGGCGGCTACGCCACCTGGCTGGACCGCGAGACCGGCTTCTACGTCGACACCGTGCTCAAGTACAACCGCTATCAGAACAACGCCAAGGTCGGCTTGAGCGACCACACCCGCAGCAAGGGCGACTACGACACCCACGGTGTGAGCGCGTCGGTGGAGGCGGGCAAGCACATCAAACTCAACGATGGCTACTTCATCGAGCCCTTCGTGCAGGTGGCCACCGCTGCCGTCGCCGGCAAGGACTACACCTTCGACAACGGCCTGCGCGCCGAAGGCGACATGGCCAAGTCGTTGCTGGGCAAAGTGGGTACCACCGTCGGCAAGACCATCCCGCTCGATGGCGGGGCCATGGTGCAGCCTTACGTGAAGGGTGCCTTTGCCCACGAGTTCGCCCAGCGCAACCAGGTACAGGTCAACGACAACGTGTTCAACAATGACCTGTCTGGTTCGCGTGCCGAGCTGGGTGCCGGGGTGTCGCTGGCGCTGTCCAAGCAGTTCCGTGTGCATGCCGACGTTGAGTACAGCAATGGCAAGAACATCGAACAGCCTTATGGCGTGAACGTGGGCGTGCGTTACGACTTCTGA